One Solea senegalensis isolate Sse05_10M linkage group LG21, IFAPA_SoseM_1, whole genome shotgun sequence DNA segment encodes these proteins:
- the ntmt1 gene encoding N-terminal Xaa-Pro-Lys N-methyltransferase 1: protein MGDIAQNEASFYSNAEGYWKEVPPTVDGMLGGYGTISTIDLNGSKAFLHKFLGEGEGATSPGCALDCGAGIGRITKRLLLPLFKTVDLVDVTQEFLDKAKSYLGEDGKRVGHYFCCGLQDFVPENGRYDVIWIQWVIGHLTDEHLVEFLRRCQKALRPNGLIVIKDNVSYEGVVPDEVDSSVCRDLPIVHSLVARAGLHIVHEEQQKNFPKEIFQVHTLALR from the exons ATGGGTGACATCGCACAGAATGAGGCGAGCTTCTACTCCAACGCTGAGGGTTACTGGAAGGAGGTTCCCCCCACAGTGGATGGGATGCTGGGAGGCTACGGCACCATCTCCACCATCGATCTCAACGGATCCAAAGCATTTCTGCACAAGTTCCTCGGA GAAGGCGAGGGGGCGACCAGTCCGGGTTGCGCTCTGGACTGCGGCGCCGGCATCGGCAGGATCACCAAGCGCCTGCTGCTGCCACTCTTCAAAACCGTGGACCTGGTGGACGTGACACAGGAGTTCCTGGACAAAGCCAAGTCGTACCTAGGAGAGGATGGAAAGAGGGTGGGGCACTACTTCTGCTGTGGCCTGCAGGACTTTGTTCCAGAGAACGGGCGCTATGACGTCATCTGGATCCAGTGGGTCATTG GTCACCTGACAGACGAACACCTGGTGGAGTTTCTGCGGCGCTGCCAGAAGGCGCTGCGGCCAAACGGCCTCATTGTCATCAAGGACAACGTGTCATACGAGGGCGTGGTCCCCGACGAGGTGGACAGCAGCGTGTGCCGCGACCTGCCCATAGTTCACAGTCTGGTTGCCAGGGCCGGCCTTCACATCGTCCACGAGGAGCAACAAAAGAACTTCCCTAAAGAAATTTTCCAGGTTCACACACTGGCGCTCAGATAG
- the ndor1 gene encoding NADPH-dependent diflavin oxidoreductase 1, which yields MSEPTLLVLYGSQTGTAQDTAQRIGRQAKRKWLQVQVLPLDNYNVANLISESLVVFVCATTGQGDAPDNMKNFWKFLFRKSLPAGSLSRLDCAVLGLGDSSYPKFNFVAKKLHKRLLQLGASPLLPAGLADDQHDLGADAVIDPWLTSLWEKVFALYPSLAAVTPLGEDEPLPPTYTFHFLDDVKEDRCRISTEQTVPSQSHPFPAKLVSNRRVTDTSHFQDVRHIEFDISGSRIQFGAGDVVMMYPCNAPEDVQQFCQLLRLNPEATFALRATDNTAVPARLPQPCTVRYLVETYLDIAAVPRRSFFELLSTFATNELEQDKLKEFSSAEGQTDLHSYCNQPRRTALEVLTDFPHTTTEIKVDYLLDLFPEIQPRSFSIASSLKAHPNRLQILVAVVRYKTKLYKPRQGLCSTWLASLDPAQGEVCVPLWVKKGSLRFPTDTDTPVIMVGPGTGVAPFRSALQERRAEGKPENVLFFGCRSESKDFYFKSEWGTMMEEGHLKLFTAFSRDQEEKVYVQHRVTENAELLWDLISNKHSCFYIAGNAKEMPASVCDALKDVFRQQGHMSTEDAEQMFAAMEKSGRLQSETWS from the exons ATGTCGGAGCCCACTCTCCTGGTTCTGTACGGGAGTCAGACTGGCACGGCTCAGGACACGGCCCAGAGGATTGGACGACAGGCAAAGAGGAAGTGGCTGCAGGTTCAAGTGTTGCCTCTTGACAATTACAATGTG GCGAACTTGATCTCAGAGTCTCtggtggtttttgtttgtgcaacCACTGGTCAGGGAGACGCACCGGACAacatgaag AACTTCTGGAAGTTTCTCTTCAGGAAATCTTTACCTGCTGGTTCTCTGAGTCGCCTGGATTGTGCTGTACTGGGCCTCGGGGACTCTTCGTATCCAAA GTTCAACTTTGTGGCTAAGAAGCTGCATAAGCGGCTGCTGCAGCTGGGAGCCAGTCCTCTGCTGCCTGCTGGACTGGCAGACGATCAACACGACCTGGG GGCAGACGCCGTTATTGACCCATGGCTCACGTCACTGTGGGAGAAGGTGTTTGCCTTGTACCCGTCTTTAGCTGCCGTGACTCCACTGGGGGAGGATGAACC ACTCCCTCCGACGTACACCTTCCACTTCCTGGATGATGTGAAGGAGGACAGGTGCAGGATTTCCACCGAACAAACTGTTCCCTCTCAGTCTCATCCCTTTCCTGCCAAACTGGTGTCCAACAGGAGAGTGACAGACACGTCACACTTCCAGGACGTGAGGCACATCGAGTTCGACATCAGTGGATCCAGGATCCA GTTCGGTGCTGGCGACGTGGTGATGATGTATCCGTGTAACGCACCTGAAGACGTCCAACAATTCTGCCAACTGCTGAGATTAAATCCTGAGGCAACGTTTGCACTCAGAGCAACAGACAACActgcag TTCCTGCCAGGCTTCCTCAGCCCTGCACCGTGCGCTACCTGGTGGAGACCTACTTGGACATCGCTGCCGTTCCTCGCCGTTCCTTCTTTGAGCTGCTGTCAACCTTCGCCACCAACGAGCTGGAGCAGGATAAGCTGAAGGAGTTCAGCTCAGCAGAGGGTCAGACTGACCTGCACAGCTACTGCAACCAGCCGCGACGCACGGCACTGGAG GTTTTGACAGATTTCCCTCACACGACAACAGAAATCAAAGTGGACTATCTCCTGGACCTTTTCCCCGAGATCCAGCCCCGCTCCTTCTCCATCGCCTCGTCTCTCAAG GCTCACCCCAACAGGCTTCAAATCCTGGTCGCGGTCGTCCGCTACAAAACCAAATTGTACAAACCGAGACAAGGTCTCTGCTCCACCTGGTTGGCCTCTCTGGACCCTGCACAAG GAGAggtgtgtgtgcctctgtggGTGAAGAAGGGGAGTCTGAGGTTCCCCACAGACACGGACACGCCGGTGATCATGGTCGGACCTGGGACTGGTGTGGCACCGTTCAGGTCGGCGTTGCAGGAGAGGAGAGCGGAGGGAAAACCAG AGAATGTCCTGTTCTTCGGCTGCCGCTCTGAGTCCAAAGATTTTTACTTTAAGTCAGAGTGGGGGACGATGATGGAGGAGGGACACCTGAAGCTCTTCACTGCCTTCTCACGAGATcag GAGGAAAAGGTTTACGTGCAGCACCGTGTGACAGAGAACGCAGAGCTCCTGTGGGACTTGATCTCGAATAAACATTCCTGTTTTTACATTGCTGG AAATGCTAAAGAGATGCCAGCCAGCGTGTGCGACGCTTTAAAAGATGTGTTCCGGCAGCAGGGACACATGTCCACTGAGGACGCCGAGCAGATGTTCGCAGCCATGGAGAAATCGGGACGACTGCAGAGCGAGACGTGGTCGTGA
- the psmb10 gene encoding proteasome subunit beta type-10 has protein sequence MLHSLKPSDPQAGGFCFENSRRNTVLESSLSELGYKAPNARKTGTTITGIVFKDGVILGADTRATDDMVVVDKNCLKIHYIAPSIYCCGAGVAADADVTTQIMASNVELHMLNTGRPPLIAMVIRQLKQMLFRYQGNIGASLIVGGIDVTGPQLYSVFPHGSYDKLPFLALGSGAAAAISVLEDRFKANMELEEAKQLVRDAIAAGIFCDLGSGSNVDLCVITEAGVEQLRSYDVPEVKGKREGQYRYKPGTTAVLTKTVTPLTLDVVDESVKVMDTE, from the exons ATGCTGCACAGTTTAAAGCCCAGTGATCCACAGGCTGGAGGATTCTGCTTTGAGAACAGCCGCAG GAACACTGTGCTGGAGTCCAGCCTGTCAGAACTCGGCTACAAAGCTCCCAATGCCAGAAAAACAGGCACCACCATCACCGGGATTGTTTTCAAG gatggagtgaTCCTAGGAGCAGACACCAGGGCCACAGACGACATGGTGGTGGTCGACAAAAACTGCCTGAAGATTCATTACATTGCCCCGAGTATCTA CTGCTGTGGCGCCGGCGTGGCGGCTGACGCTGACGTCACCACACAGATCATGGCGTCCAACGTGGAACTGCACATGCTGAATACCGGGCGGCCGCCCCTCATTGCCATGGTAATCCGACAGCTGAAGCAGATGCTGTTCAG GTACCAGGGTAACATCGGTGCGTCTCTGATAGTCGGAGGAATCGATGTGACTGGGCCTCAGCTGTACAGCGTTTTCCCACACGGTTCCTATGACAAGCTGCCCTTCCTCGCCTTGG gctctggagctgctgctgctatctCAGTGTTGGAGGACAGATTCAAAGCAAACATGGAG ctcGAGGAGGCAAAGCAGCTTGTACGAGACGCCATCGCTGCAGGGATTTTCTGTGACCTGGGCTCCGGCAGCAACGTGGACTTGTGTGTCATCACCGAGGCCGGAGTAGAGCAACTGCGAAGCTACGATGTACCCGAGGTCAAGGGAAAACG ggagGGGCAGTACCGATACAAACCTGGCACCACAGCCGTTCTGACCAAAACAGTGACCCCGCTCACTCTGGACGTGGTCGACGAGTCTGTAAAGGTCATGGACACAGAGTGA
- the LOC122758023 gene encoding 3'-5' RNA helicase YTHDC2 isoform X2 — translation MQTSSAASQEPTMNQIMSQPDEHLVDEHFKLAVKLCLERFASSDEREVEFPSCFSGTERTYIHRMAQSLGYVSKSKEKGPKRFLVVWKNESGDKTSTPLSISHKSLQFIQSLLQRFPTRYKEDMDIQFNTESGTYVPVQTDNSRDKFRPTGFLHSSLPLVPNKRNPSELDSFRCSLPVHGYQEEIVQLIRTNRVLMVVGETGSGKTTQIPQFLLDDCHMRREACRMFCTQPRRLAVISLAERVAAERGESVGQTVGYHIRLENRISPKTLLTFCTHGVLLRTLMTGDSSLKTVTHVVMDDVDERDGLTDVLLTKMWSILEQIPTLKLILSSAALNVDLFHQYFDSCPVIHIKERQFEVQELFLEDVLKLTGFNIQDARKHEDETSRKKQQTCLTKWCKAAENDGHGGKQRSLESVPDFLQGGRLLDREDSTVTRQAENNSEQLEQEMDLCISNSFFSEDLDSFNRLFDLILYKNVHVDYAHSEMGATPLMVAASRGLVMQMEQLLIMGADITIKATNGWTALDFARSCQHPDAVDLLQASFPLRELSGLEDQCGRSELSSEEQELDLIMDLLHYICSTTCDGSVLIFVADYSHIVSLKYRIQREDQRFVAISERFQMFSVYSDTQTLDHKTVMDASPPGVRKIILSTNIAETSITISDVVFVIDSGKIKETSFDSISHVSMLKTVWISKASALQRKGRAGRCRPGICFHLFSRHRLNNMVDFKVPQLLQMPLQGLCLQTKLLVPSCPVSDFLSKTPQPPPADAVSKTVHRLKAIDAMDQDEDLTYLGCYLADISIEPHLGKMVLSSVALKCLDPVLTIACALAYRDPFVLPKQGREKNAALQCRRRFSSCSLSDHMALLRAFQAWQRARREGGEKSFCEKNFLSQSTMEMIFDLRVQLLGQLRAIGFVRPRGSSNIHELNQNSENWAVVKAALVAGMYPNMVHMDWDTSASSSSTDRKVHFHPTSVLNQFREINSAKSGEVFPTTWLIYDEMCRGKRKATVRCCSLVTPITVAIFAGRAMLPSSPLLEYAVPRPAGSSRSDSRHDDSDSDTEEMAEMSVDKWLTFHCDPEAAGLVFKLKQMWQSLFVKRVRWPSKVYTQREETILQILVSVLTEEERGGGLQQPTGIGQRPWPMTLGDLSLTPVNTPDSSSSSAPDRSPAASGLVQRRILGRDDASLPTRRLSDDLWTSCSLTSRSPSTSEKVLTEDEQRQPSSEISPWTL, via the exons ATGCAGACCAGCAGTGCAGCGTCACAAGAACCAACCATGAACCAGATCATGTCACAGCCAGATGAACATCTAGTGGATGAGCATTTCAAGTTAGCGGTGAAGCTCTGTCTGGAGAGGTTCGCTTCCAGTGATGAGAGAG AGGTGGAATTTCCTTCCTGCTTCTCTGGTACTGAGAGGACGTACATTCATCGAATGGCTCAGTCTCTAGGTTACGTTTCAAAGAGCAAAGA gAAAGGACCTAAACGCTTCCTCGTCGTCTGGAAGAATGAGAGTGGAGACAAGACGTCCACTcccctctccatctctcacaAGTCTTTACAGTTCATCCAGTCTCTCCTTCAGAGGTTTCCCACCAGGTATAAAGAGGACATGGACATTCAGTTCAATACTGAAAGTGGCACATATGTGCCTGTACAGACTG acAACAGTCGTGACAAATTCAGACCCACCGGATTCTTACACAGCAGCCTTCCCTTGGTGCCCAATAAGAGGAATCCATCTGAACTGGACAGCTTTCGATGCTCCCTGCCAGTTCATGGATATCAGGAGGAGATCGTTCAGCTCATCAGAACTAACAGGGTGTTGATGGTGGTGGGAGAGACTGGCTCCGGGAAAACCACACAG ATCCCACAGTTCCTGCTGGATGATTGCCACATGAGACGTGAGGCCTGCCGGATGTTCTGCACTCAGCCCAGGCGCCTGGCCGTTATTTCCCTGGCTGAGAGagtggcagcagagagaggagagagtgtgggCCAGACTGTGGGCTATCACATCAGACTGGAGAACAG GATTTCTCCCAAGACACTGCTGACCTTTTGCACCCACGGAGTGTTACTGAGAACTCTGATGACGGGAGATTCCAGCCTGAAAACTGTCACGCATGTCGTCATG GACGATGTGGATGAGCGTGACGGTCTCACCGACGTTCTGCTCACAAAGATGTGGAGTATTCTTGAGCAGATCCCCACACTGAAGCTGATCCTGTCCAGCGCAGCTCTGAACGTAGACCTGTTCCATCAGTACTTTGACTCCTGCCCCGTTATTCACA TCAAAGAAAGACAGTTTGAAGTTCAGGAACTGTTTCTGGAGGACGTTCTGAAACTCACAGGCTTCAACATTCAAGACGCGAGGAAACATGAGGACGAGACATCGAGAA AGAAGCAGCAGACGTGTCTGACTAAGTGGTGTAAAGCAGCAGAGAACGATGGCCATGGCGGGAAACAGAGGAGCCTTGAGTCTGTCCCAGACTTCCTCCAGGGCGGCAGACTGctggacagagaggacagcaCAGTCACCAGgcag GCGGAGAACAACTCTGAGCAGCTGGAGCAGGAGATGGACTTGTGCATCTCTAACAGTTTCTTCAGTGAAGACCTGGATTCTTTCAATCGGCTGTTTGACCTCATCCTCTACAAAAATGTGCACG TGGATTACGCACACAGTGAGATGGGGGCCACACCTCTGATGGTGGCAGCCAGTCGAGGACTTGTGATGCAGATGGAGCAGCTGCTCATCATGGGAGCTGACATCACTATTAAGGCGACTAATGGATG GACGGCTTTAGACTTTGCCAGAAGCTGCCAACATCCAGATGCAGTGGATCTCCTCCAGGCCTCGTT TCCTTTGAGAGAGTTGAGTGGATTGGAAGATCAGTGTGGACGGTCAGAACTGAGCAGTGAAGAGCAGGAGCTGGACCTCATCATGGATCTCCTCCACTACATTTGCTCCACCACCTGTGACG gatCTGTGCTGATCTTTGTAGCAGATTACTCTCACATTGTGTCTCTAAAGTACCGCATCCAGCGTGAAGACCAAAGATTTGTCGCCATTTCTGAGAG gttcCAGATGTTCTCTGTATattcagacacacagactctggATCACAAAACAGTGATGGATGCTTCTCCACCTGGAGTCAGGAAGATT ATTCTTTCCACTAACATCGCCGAGACCAGCATCACCATCAGCGACGTGGTGTTTGTTATCGATTCAGGAAAAATCAAAGAG ACGTCCTTTGACAGCATCAGTCATGTGTCCATGTTGAAGACGGTATGGATTTCCAAAGCCAGCGCTCTGCAGAGAAAGGGAAG AGCCGGACGCTGTAGACCAGGGATCTGTTTCCACCTCTTCAGTCGCCACAGGTTAAACAACATGGTGGATTTCAAGGttccacagctgctgcagatgcCACTGCAG GGATTGTGTCTGCAAACCAAGCTGCTGGTTCCCTCTTGTCCAGTGTCCGACTTCCTGTCCAAGACTCCACAGCCTCCTCCTGCAGACGCCGTCAGCAAAACTGTGCACAGGCTGAAG GCGATAGACGCCATGGACCAGGATGAAGACCTGACATATCTGGGCTGCTACCTGGCCGACATATCCATCGAGCCTCACCTGGGGAAGATGGTGCTGAGCTCCGTGGCGCTCAAGTGTCTGGACCCCGTCCTGACCATCGCGTGCGCGCTGGCCTACCGCGACCCCTTTGTCCTCCCCAAGCAGGGCCGCGAGAAAAACGCCGCTCTGCAGTGTCGCAGGCGTTTCTCGTCCTGCAGCCTCAGCGACCACATGGCTCTGCTCCGAGCCTTCCAG GCTTGGCAGAGAGCTCGCCgtgaaggaggagagaaatCCTTCTGTGAGAAGAACTTCCTGTCCCAGTCCACCATGGAGATGATATTTGACCTGCGGGTGCAGCTGCTGGGACAACTCCGCGCTATTG GATTCGTGCGTCCTCGCGGAAGCAGCAACATCCATGAACTGAACCAGAACTCTGAGAACTGGGCCGTGGTGAAGGCGGCTCTGGTGGCCGGCATGTATCCAAACATGGTCCATATGGACTGGGACACGTCAGCGTCCTCCAGCAGCACAGATAGGAAGGTCCACTTCCATCCCACGTCTGTGCTCAACCAGTTCAGGGag ATCAACTCGGCAAAATCAGGCGAGGTGTTTCCCACCACCTGGCTCATTTACGATGAGATGTGTCGAGGAAAGAGGAAGGCCACTGTCCGCTGCTGCTCGCTGGTGACTCCCATCACTGTGGCCATATTTGCAGGTCGTGCCATGTTACCCAGTTCTCCTCTGCTGGAATATGCTGTACCCAGACCAGCTG GTTCCTCTCGTTCAGACAGTCGGCATGACGACAGCGACAGTGACACAGAGGAGATGGCTGAGATGAGTGTGGACAAGTGGCTCACCTTCCACTGTGACCCAGAG GCTGCAGGACTCGTGTTCAAACTGAAGCAGATGTGGCAAAGTTTGTTTGTCAAGAGGGTCCGCTGGCCTTCAAAGGTGTACACTCAAAGAGAGGAGACCATCCTCCAGATCCTGGTGTCT GTGCTGACAGAAGAGGAGCGGGGCGGCGGCCTGCAGCAGCCCACAGGGATCGGACAGCGGCCCTGGCCAATGACATTAGGAGATTTGTCTCTGACTCCGGTGAACAcccctgacagcagcagcagctccgcCCCTGACAG GAGTCCAGCAGCCTCAGGTCTGGTCCAGAGGAGAATCCTCGGCAGAGACGACGCCTCACTGCCCACACGTCGACTCTCTGACGACCTCTGGACGTCCTGCTCTCTGACCTCCAGGAGTCCGTCCACCTCAGAGAAg GTGCTGACAGAAGACGAGCAGCGTCAGCCGTCATCAGAAATCAGCCCCTGGACCCTGTGA
- the LOC122758023 gene encoding 3'-5' RNA helicase YTHDC2 isoform X1, with product MQTSSAASQEPTMNQIMSQPDEHLVDEHFKLAVKLCLERFASSDEREVEFPSCFSGTERTYIHRMAQSLGYVSKSKEKGPKRFLVVWKNESGDKTSTPLSISHKSLQFIQSLLQRFPTRYKEDMDIQFNTESGTYVPVQTDNSRDKFRPTGFLHSSLPLVPNKRNPSELDSFRCSLPVHGYQEEIVQLIRTNRVLMVVGETGSGKTTQIPQFLLDDCHMRREACRMFCTQPRRLAVISLAERVAAERGESVGQTVGYHIRLENRISPKTLLTFCTHGVLLRTLMTGDSSLKTVTHVVMDDVDERDGLTDVLLTKMWSILEQIPTLKLILSSAALNVDLFHQYFDSCPVIHIKERQFEVQELFLEDVLKLTGFNIQDARKHEDETSRKEKQQTCLTKWCKAAENDGHGGKQRSLESVPDFLQGGRLLDREDSTVTRQAENNSEQLEQEMDLCISNSFFSEDLDSFNRLFDLILYKNVHVDYAHSEMGATPLMVAASRGLVMQMEQLLIMGADITIKATNGWTALDFARSCQHPDAVDLLQASFPLRELSGLEDQCGRSELSSEEQELDLIMDLLHYICSTTCDGSVLIFVADYSHIVSLKYRIQREDQRFVAISERFQMFSVYSDTQTLDHKTVMDASPPGVRKIILSTNIAETSITISDVVFVIDSGKIKETSFDSISHVSMLKTVWISKASALQRKGRAGRCRPGICFHLFSRHRLNNMVDFKVPQLLQMPLQGLCLQTKLLVPSCPVSDFLSKTPQPPPADAVSKTVHRLKAIDAMDQDEDLTYLGCYLADISIEPHLGKMVLSSVALKCLDPVLTIACALAYRDPFVLPKQGREKNAALQCRRRFSSCSLSDHMALLRAFQAWQRARREGGEKSFCEKNFLSQSTMEMIFDLRVQLLGQLRAIGFVRPRGSSNIHELNQNSENWAVVKAALVAGMYPNMVHMDWDTSASSSSTDRKVHFHPTSVLNQFREINSAKSGEVFPTTWLIYDEMCRGKRKATVRCCSLVTPITVAIFAGRAMLPSSPLLEYAVPRPAGSSRSDSRHDDSDSDTEEMAEMSVDKWLTFHCDPEAAGLVFKLKQMWQSLFVKRVRWPSKVYTQREETILQILVSVLTEEERGGGLQQPTGIGQRPWPMTLGDLSLTPVNTPDSSSSSAPDRSPAASGLVQRRILGRDDASLPTRRLSDDLWTSCSLTSRSPSTSEKVLTEDEQRQPSSEISPWTL from the exons ATGCAGACCAGCAGTGCAGCGTCACAAGAACCAACCATGAACCAGATCATGTCACAGCCAGATGAACATCTAGTGGATGAGCATTTCAAGTTAGCGGTGAAGCTCTGTCTGGAGAGGTTCGCTTCCAGTGATGAGAGAG AGGTGGAATTTCCTTCCTGCTTCTCTGGTACTGAGAGGACGTACATTCATCGAATGGCTCAGTCTCTAGGTTACGTTTCAAAGAGCAAAGA gAAAGGACCTAAACGCTTCCTCGTCGTCTGGAAGAATGAGAGTGGAGACAAGACGTCCACTcccctctccatctctcacaAGTCTTTACAGTTCATCCAGTCTCTCCTTCAGAGGTTTCCCACCAGGTATAAAGAGGACATGGACATTCAGTTCAATACTGAAAGTGGCACATATGTGCCTGTACAGACTG acAACAGTCGTGACAAATTCAGACCCACCGGATTCTTACACAGCAGCCTTCCCTTGGTGCCCAATAAGAGGAATCCATCTGAACTGGACAGCTTTCGATGCTCCCTGCCAGTTCATGGATATCAGGAGGAGATCGTTCAGCTCATCAGAACTAACAGGGTGTTGATGGTGGTGGGAGAGACTGGCTCCGGGAAAACCACACAG ATCCCACAGTTCCTGCTGGATGATTGCCACATGAGACGTGAGGCCTGCCGGATGTTCTGCACTCAGCCCAGGCGCCTGGCCGTTATTTCCCTGGCTGAGAGagtggcagcagagagaggagagagtgtgggCCAGACTGTGGGCTATCACATCAGACTGGAGAACAG GATTTCTCCCAAGACACTGCTGACCTTTTGCACCCACGGAGTGTTACTGAGAACTCTGATGACGGGAGATTCCAGCCTGAAAACTGTCACGCATGTCGTCATG GACGATGTGGATGAGCGTGACGGTCTCACCGACGTTCTGCTCACAAAGATGTGGAGTATTCTTGAGCAGATCCCCACACTGAAGCTGATCCTGTCCAGCGCAGCTCTGAACGTAGACCTGTTCCATCAGTACTTTGACTCCTGCCCCGTTATTCACA TCAAAGAAAGACAGTTTGAAGTTCAGGAACTGTTTCTGGAGGACGTTCTGAAACTCACAGGCTTCAACATTCAAGACGCGAGGAAACATGAGGACGAGACATCGAGAA AAGAGAAGCAGCAGACGTGTCTGACTAAGTGGTGTAAAGCAGCAGAGAACGATGGCCATGGCGGGAAACAGAGGAGCCTTGAGTCTGTCCCAGACTTCCTCCAGGGCGGCAGACTGctggacagagaggacagcaCAGTCACCAGgcag GCGGAGAACAACTCTGAGCAGCTGGAGCAGGAGATGGACTTGTGCATCTCTAACAGTTTCTTCAGTGAAGACCTGGATTCTTTCAATCGGCTGTTTGACCTCATCCTCTACAAAAATGTGCACG TGGATTACGCACACAGTGAGATGGGGGCCACACCTCTGATGGTGGCAGCCAGTCGAGGACTTGTGATGCAGATGGAGCAGCTGCTCATCATGGGAGCTGACATCACTATTAAGGCGACTAATGGATG GACGGCTTTAGACTTTGCCAGAAGCTGCCAACATCCAGATGCAGTGGATCTCCTCCAGGCCTCGTT TCCTTTGAGAGAGTTGAGTGGATTGGAAGATCAGTGTGGACGGTCAGAACTGAGCAGTGAAGAGCAGGAGCTGGACCTCATCATGGATCTCCTCCACTACATTTGCTCCACCACCTGTGACG gatCTGTGCTGATCTTTGTAGCAGATTACTCTCACATTGTGTCTCTAAAGTACCGCATCCAGCGTGAAGACCAAAGATTTGTCGCCATTTCTGAGAG gttcCAGATGTTCTCTGTATattcagacacacagactctggATCACAAAACAGTGATGGATGCTTCTCCACCTGGAGTCAGGAAGATT ATTCTTTCCACTAACATCGCCGAGACCAGCATCACCATCAGCGACGTGGTGTTTGTTATCGATTCAGGAAAAATCAAAGAG ACGTCCTTTGACAGCATCAGTCATGTGTCCATGTTGAAGACGGTATGGATTTCCAAAGCCAGCGCTCTGCAGAGAAAGGGAAG AGCCGGACGCTGTAGACCAGGGATCTGTTTCCACCTCTTCAGTCGCCACAGGTTAAACAACATGGTGGATTTCAAGGttccacagctgctgcagatgcCACTGCAG GGATTGTGTCTGCAAACCAAGCTGCTGGTTCCCTCTTGTCCAGTGTCCGACTTCCTGTCCAAGACTCCACAGCCTCCTCCTGCAGACGCCGTCAGCAAAACTGTGCACAGGCTGAAG GCGATAGACGCCATGGACCAGGATGAAGACCTGACATATCTGGGCTGCTACCTGGCCGACATATCCATCGAGCCTCACCTGGGGAAGATGGTGCTGAGCTCCGTGGCGCTCAAGTGTCTGGACCCCGTCCTGACCATCGCGTGCGCGCTGGCCTACCGCGACCCCTTTGTCCTCCCCAAGCAGGGCCGCGAGAAAAACGCCGCTCTGCAGTGTCGCAGGCGTTTCTCGTCCTGCAGCCTCAGCGACCACATGGCTCTGCTCCGAGCCTTCCAG GCTTGGCAGAGAGCTCGCCgtgaaggaggagagaaatCCTTCTGTGAGAAGAACTTCCTGTCCCAGTCCACCATGGAGATGATATTTGACCTGCGGGTGCAGCTGCTGGGACAACTCCGCGCTATTG GATTCGTGCGTCCTCGCGGAAGCAGCAACATCCATGAACTGAACCAGAACTCTGAGAACTGGGCCGTGGTGAAGGCGGCTCTGGTGGCCGGCATGTATCCAAACATGGTCCATATGGACTGGGACACGTCAGCGTCCTCCAGCAGCACAGATAGGAAGGTCCACTTCCATCCCACGTCTGTGCTCAACCAGTTCAGGGag ATCAACTCGGCAAAATCAGGCGAGGTGTTTCCCACCACCTGGCTCATTTACGATGAGATGTGTCGAGGAAAGAGGAAGGCCACTGTCCGCTGCTGCTCGCTGGTGACTCCCATCACTGTGGCCATATTTGCAGGTCGTGCCATGTTACCCAGTTCTCCTCTGCTGGAATATGCTGTACCCAGACCAGCTG GTTCCTCTCGTTCAGACAGTCGGCATGACGACAGCGACAGTGACACAGAGGAGATGGCTGAGATGAGTGTGGACAAGTGGCTCACCTTCCACTGTGACCCAGAG GCTGCAGGACTCGTGTTCAAACTGAAGCAGATGTGGCAAAGTTTGTTTGTCAAGAGGGTCCGCTGGCCTTCAAAGGTGTACACTCAAAGAGAGGAGACCATCCTCCAGATCCTGGTGTCT GTGCTGACAGAAGAGGAGCGGGGCGGCGGCCTGCAGCAGCCCACAGGGATCGGACAGCGGCCCTGGCCAATGACATTAGGAGATTTGTCTCTGACTCCGGTGAACAcccctgacagcagcagcagctccgcCCCTGACAG GAGTCCAGCAGCCTCAGGTCTGGTCCAGAGGAGAATCCTCGGCAGAGACGACGCCTCACTGCCCACACGTCGACTCTCTGACGACCTCTGGACGTCCTGCTCTCTGACCTCCAGGAGTCCGTCCACCTCAGAGAAg GTGCTGACAGAAGACGAGCAGCGTCAGCCGTCATCAGAAATCAGCCCCTGGACCCTGTGA